One Micromonospora craniellae genomic region harbors:
- the hppD gene encoding 4-hydroxyphenylpyruvate dioxygenase — translation MTQAIDRPQSTEEVDVDALVGTVDHDTSKDPFPVKGMDHVRFLAGNAKQAAHYYSTAFGMTCVAYRGPEQGHRDHAEYVLTSGSARFVLTGAVRPDATGAEHVARHSDGVSDIALEVPDVDAAYAHATAQGATGLAEPHDVTDEHGTVRLAAIATYGDTRHTLVDRSRYSGPFLPGFVARKPIVDRQPMIDAGVQPKRFFQAVDHVVGNVELGRMDEWVEFYRRVMGFTNMAEFVGDDIATDYSALMSKVVANGTRKVKFPLNEPAIARKKSQIDEYLEFYQGPGAQHIAVATNDILASVDAMRAAGVDFLETPDSYYDDPELRARIGKVRVPIEELKARKILVDRDEDGYLLQIFTKPVQDRPTVFFELIERHGSLGFGKGNFKALFEAIEREQEKRGNL, via the coding sequence ATGACCCAGGCTATCGACCGACCCCAGTCGACCGAGGAGGTCGACGTCGACGCCCTCGTCGGCACCGTCGACCATGACACCAGCAAGGACCCGTTCCCGGTCAAGGGCATGGACCACGTGCGCTTCCTGGCCGGCAACGCCAAGCAGGCCGCGCACTACTACTCCACCGCGTTCGGCATGACCTGCGTGGCGTACCGAGGCCCGGAGCAGGGCCACCGCGACCACGCCGAGTACGTGTTGACCAGCGGCTCGGCCCGGTTCGTGCTCACCGGGGCGGTGCGGCCGGACGCCACCGGCGCCGAGCACGTCGCCCGGCACAGCGACGGTGTCTCCGACATCGCGCTGGAGGTCCCGGACGTGGACGCCGCGTACGCGCACGCCACCGCGCAGGGTGCCACCGGGCTGGCCGAGCCGCACGACGTGACCGACGAGCACGGCACCGTACGGCTGGCCGCCATCGCCACCTACGGGGACACCCGGCACACCCTGGTGGACCGGTCCCGTTACTCCGGCCCGTTCCTGCCCGGTTTCGTCGCCCGCAAGCCGATCGTGGACCGGCAGCCGATGATCGACGCCGGGGTGCAGCCCAAGCGGTTCTTCCAGGCGGTCGACCACGTGGTCGGCAACGTGGAGCTGGGCCGGATGGACGAGTGGGTGGAGTTCTACCGGCGGGTGATGGGCTTCACCAACATGGCGGAGTTCGTCGGCGACGACATCGCCACCGACTACTCGGCGTTGATGAGCAAGGTCGTCGCGAACGGCACCCGCAAGGTGAAGTTCCCGCTCAACGAGCCGGCGATCGCCCGGAAGAAGTCGCAGATCGACGAGTACCTGGAGTTCTATCAGGGCCCGGGCGCGCAGCACATCGCCGTCGCCACCAACGACATCCTGGCCAGTGTCGACGCGATGCGCGCCGCCGGGGTCGACTTCCTGGAGACCCCGGACTCGTACTACGACGACCCGGAGCTGCGGGCCCGGATCGGCAAGGTACGGGTGCCGATCGAAGAGCTGAAGGCCCGGAAGATCCTGGTCGACCGGGACGAGGACGGCTACCTGTTGCAGATCTTCACCAAGCCGGTGCAGGACCGGCCGACCGTCTTCTTCGAGCTGATCGAGCGGCACGGCTCCCTCGGTTTCGGCAAGGGCAACTTCAAGGCGCTCTTCGAGGCGATCGAGCGGGAGCAGGAGAAGCGCGGCAACCTGTAA
- a CDS encoding fumarate hydratase: protein MSSAADFSYAPLLPTGPDQTEYRLITDEGVDVVNGPGGRRFLTVDPAALTALTAEAMHDIAHFLRPAHLAQLRSIIDDPQASPNDRFVALDLLRNANIAAGGVLPMCQDTGTAIVMGKRGRHVLTDGSDAEAISRGVWQAYTRLNLRYSQLAPLTMWEERNTGSNLPAQVELYAEDPDGHPDAYKFLFMAKGGGSANKSYLYQETKALLNPTRMMQFLDEKLRLIGTSACPPYHLAVVIGGTSAEYALKTAKYASAKYLDALPTSGSMTAHGFRDLELEAEVLELTRNFGIGAQFGGRYFCHDVRVVRLPRHGASCPVAIAVSCSADRQAVAKITPSGVWLERLETDPARYLPEVTEAQLDATEVVRVDLNRPMDEIRAELSKYPVKTRLSLTGPLVVARDIAHAKIAERLDAGESMPQYLRDHAVYYAGPAKTPEGYASGSFGPTTAGRMDAYVEKFQAAGGSMVMLAKGNRSNQVTRSCEQHGGFYLGSIGGPAARLAQDCIKHVEVLEYAELGMEAVWKIEVEDFPAFIVVDDKGNDFFAEVTSPKSYLTIGGRSAS, encoded by the coding sequence ATGAGCAGTGCCGCTGACTTCTCGTACGCCCCCCTGCTGCCGACCGGCCCCGACCAGACGGAGTACCGCCTGATCACCGACGAGGGCGTCGACGTCGTCAACGGTCCCGGCGGTCGGCGGTTCCTCACCGTGGATCCGGCGGCGCTGACCGCGTTGACCGCCGAGGCGATGCACGACATCGCGCACTTCCTGCGTCCGGCGCACCTGGCTCAGCTGCGGTCGATCATCGACGACCCGCAGGCCTCGCCGAACGACCGGTTCGTGGCGCTCGACCTGCTGCGCAACGCCAACATCGCGGCCGGCGGGGTGCTGCCGATGTGCCAGGACACCGGCACCGCGATCGTGATGGGCAAGCGCGGCCGGCACGTGCTCACCGACGGCAGTGACGCCGAGGCGATCTCGCGTGGCGTGTGGCAGGCGTACACACGGTTGAACCTGCGCTACTCCCAGCTCGCCCCGCTCACCATGTGGGAGGAGCGCAACACCGGCAGCAACCTGCCGGCGCAGGTGGAGCTGTATGCGGAGGACCCGGACGGTCACCCGGACGCGTACAAGTTCCTGTTCATGGCCAAGGGGGGCGGCTCGGCCAACAAGTCGTACCTCTATCAGGAGACGAAGGCGCTGCTGAACCCGACGCGGATGATGCAGTTCCTGGACGAGAAGCTGCGGCTCATCGGCACCTCGGCCTGCCCGCCGTACCACCTGGCGGTGGTGATCGGCGGCACCAGCGCCGAGTACGCCCTCAAGACCGCCAAGTACGCCAGCGCCAAGTACCTCGACGCGTTGCCCACCTCCGGCTCGATGACCGCCCACGGCTTCCGGGACCTGGAGTTGGAAGCCGAGGTGTTGGAGTTGACCCGCAACTTCGGCATCGGCGCGCAGTTCGGTGGGCGGTACTTCTGCCACGACGTGCGAGTGGTGCGGCTGCCTCGGCACGGCGCGTCCTGCCCGGTGGCGATCGCGGTGTCCTGCTCGGCGGACCGCCAGGCGGTCGCGAAGATCACCCCGTCGGGTGTCTGGCTGGAGCGACTCGAAACCGACCCGGCCCGCTACCTGCCCGAGGTCACCGAGGCGCAGTTGGACGCCACCGAGGTGGTCCGCGTCGATCTGAACCGCCCGATGGACGAGATCCGCGCCGAGCTGTCGAAGTACCCGGTGAAGACGCGTCTGTCGCTGACCGGCCCGCTGGTCGTGGCCCGCGACATCGCGCACGCGAAGATCGCCGAGCGGCTGGACGCGGGCGAGTCGATGCCGCAGTACCTCCGCGACCATGCCGTCTACTACGCCGGTCCGGCGAAGACCCCGGAGGGTTACGCCTCGGGCTCGTTCGGCCCGACCACGGCCGGGCGGATGGACGCGTACGTGGAAAAGTTCCAGGCGGCCGGCGGCTCGATGGTGATGCTCGCCAAGGGCAACCGGTCGAACCAGGTGACCCGCTCCTGTGAACAGCACGGCGGGTTCTATCTCGGGTCGATCGGTGGCCCGGCGGCCCGGCTCGCCCAGGACTGCATCAAGCACGTCGAGGTCCTGGAGTACGCGGAGCTCGGCATGGAGGCGGTCTGGAAGATCGAGGTGGAGGACTTCCCGGCCTTCATCGTGGTCGACGACAAGGGCAACGACTTCTTCGCCGAAGTGACAAGTCCTAAGAGTTACCTAACGATCGGGGGTCGCTCGGCCTCCTGA
- a CDS encoding ArsR/SmtB family transcription factor, whose amino-acid sequence MRIEVTPADLAASRFAISPLGETVSALRLLAGLNSAPGLTPWVARQRPVYERLRHELPTVGALLALMRRGGYNADFIHPPPADTAQDFADELAMVRATPLAQARDELARNLTAPHTTPPEYARRIYRSPHVVDLLADAIEAAWTTLVQPDWPRLRAVLERDLLHRAGRLLAYGWGAAVADLDPRMRWVPGDVGTIEVDDPHQVTYSLAGRGLLFVPTVFGILIKYLEPPWPFAIVYPAYGAAELLGPPDPSRPDDVLDRLVGRSRAAVLRALALPATTSQLVAQLGLSLGGVGDHLTVLREAGLVSRVRSGRAVRYRRTPLGDALAER is encoded by the coding sequence ATGCGTATCGAGGTGACCCCGGCCGACCTGGCGGCGAGCCGGTTCGCCATCTCGCCGTTGGGTGAGACGGTCTCCGCGCTGCGGCTGCTGGCCGGGCTGAACAGCGCCCCCGGACTCACGCCCTGGGTGGCCCGCCAACGGCCGGTGTACGAGCGGCTCCGGCACGAACTGCCGACGGTGGGGGCGCTGCTGGCGCTGATGCGCAGGGGCGGCTACAACGCCGACTTCATCCATCCGCCGCCGGCGGACACCGCCCAGGACTTCGCCGACGAGCTGGCGATGGTCCGGGCCACCCCGCTCGCCCAGGCCCGCGACGAGCTGGCCCGCAACCTCACCGCCCCGCACACCACACCACCGGAGTACGCGCGCCGGATCTATCGCTCACCGCACGTGGTGGACCTGCTCGCGGACGCCATCGAGGCGGCCTGGACGACACTCGTACAGCCGGACTGGCCCCGGCTGCGGGCGGTGCTGGAACGCGACCTGCTGCACCGGGCCGGTCGGCTGCTCGCGTACGGCTGGGGTGCGGCGGTCGCGGACCTGGACCCACGGATGCGCTGGGTGCCCGGCGACGTGGGCACCATCGAGGTCGACGACCCGCACCAGGTGACGTACTCGCTCGCCGGTCGGGGGCTGCTCTTCGTCCCCACCGTATTCGGCATCCTGATCAAGTACCTCGAACCGCCCTGGCCGTTCGCGATCGTCTACCCGGCGTACGGTGCGGCGGAGCTGCTCGGGCCGCCCGACCCCAGCCGCCCGGACGACGTGCTGGACCGCCTGGTCGGGCGGTCCCGGGCAGCGGTGCTGCGGGCGCTCGCGCTGCCCGCCACCACCAGTCAGCTCGTCGCCCAACTCGGGCTGAGCCTGGGTGGGGTCGGTGACCACCTGACCGTGCTGCGCGAGGCGGGCCTGGTCAGCCGGGTCCGTTCCGGCCGCGCCGTCCGCTACCGACGCACCCCGCTCGGCGACGCCCTGGCCGAACGCTGA
- the hisC gene encoding histidinol-phosphate transaminase — protein sequence MTDTGRQPAPRLTRADLDALPNYVPGRSPADLARELGLPEAIKLASNEVPYGPLPGVVEAVAEAVAGVHRYPDMGVVALRQALADRYDVDPDRIATGCGSVALAEHLVRTTCLPGDELVYSWRSFEAYPIIAATSGATSVQVPNEAAHGHDLSAMATAVTDRTRMILVCNPNNPTGTAIRRAELDRFLDAVPDDVLVVIDEAYREFVTDPEVPDGLTYADRPNVAVLRTLSKAWGLAGLRIGFLVAQPLVAAAVRKVVTPFSTSMAAQAGALAALAQADEVQRRCALVVAERDRVTEALRKLVPDVPTSQANFVWLPLGDRSLAFGRACESRGVIVRPFSGDGVRVTVGTPEENDAFLAAAESALR from the coding sequence ATGACCGACACCGGACGGCAGCCGGCACCCCGGTTGACCCGCGCCGACCTGGACGCGCTGCCCAACTACGTACCCGGCCGCAGCCCGGCCGACCTGGCCCGCGAGCTGGGTCTGCCGGAGGCCATCAAGCTGGCCAGCAACGAGGTGCCGTACGGCCCGCTCCCCGGGGTCGTGGAGGCGGTCGCCGAGGCGGTGGCCGGTGTACACCGCTACCCGGACATGGGTGTCGTCGCGCTGCGTCAGGCCCTGGCCGACCGGTACGACGTGGACCCGGACCGGATCGCGACCGGCTGCGGCTCGGTGGCGCTGGCCGAGCACCTGGTCCGGACCACCTGCCTGCCCGGTGACGAGCTGGTCTACTCGTGGCGCTCCTTCGAGGCGTACCCGATCATCGCGGCGACCAGCGGCGCGACCAGCGTGCAGGTGCCGAACGAGGCCGCGCACGGGCACGACCTGTCCGCGATGGCCACGGCGGTGACCGACCGGACGCGGATGATCCTGGTCTGCAACCCGAACAACCCGACCGGCACCGCGATCCGCCGCGCCGAGCTGGACCGCTTCCTGGACGCGGTACCGGACGACGTGCTGGTGGTCATCGACGAGGCGTACCGGGAGTTCGTCACGGACCCTGAGGTGCCGGACGGGCTGACCTACGCCGACCGGCCGAACGTGGCGGTGCTACGCACCCTGTCCAAGGCGTGGGGCCTGGCCGGCCTGCGGATCGGCTTCCTCGTCGCGCAGCCCCTGGTGGCGGCGGCGGTACGCAAGGTCGTCACGCCGTTCTCCACGAGCATGGCAGCGCAGGCGGGCGCGCTGGCCGCGTTGGCCCAGGCCGACGAGGTGCAGCGGCGGTGCGCGCTGGTGGTGGCCGAGCGGGACCGGGTCACCGAGGCGCTGCGCAAGCTCGTCCCGGACGTGCCCACCAGCCAGGCGAACTTCGTCTGGCTGCCGTTGGGCGACCGGTCGCTGGCGTTCGGCAGGGCGTGCGAGTCGCGGGGCGTGATCGTCCGGCCGTTCTCCGGTGACGGGGTACGCGTCACCGTCGGCACGCCGGAGGAGAACGACGCCTTCCTGGCCGCCGCCGAGTCCGCCCTGCGCTGA
- a CDS encoding Lrp/AsnC family transcriptional regulator, translated as MNPGQVVQLDALDARLIELLAEEPRIGVLECSRRLQVARGTVQARLDKLVGRGVIAGFGPDLGPAALGFTVTSFVTLEISQRLGHDPVTRHLAAIPEVLEAHTITGSGDVLCRIVARSNTDLQRVIDQIVAYEGITRASTIIALAEQIPYRVLPLVRSAVA; from the coding sequence ATGAACCCTGGACAGGTTGTACAGCTCGACGCGTTGGACGCCAGACTGATCGAGTTGCTCGCGGAGGAACCCCGGATCGGCGTACTGGAGTGCTCCCGCCGACTCCAGGTCGCCCGGGGCACCGTCCAGGCCCGGCTGGACAAGCTGGTCGGCCGTGGGGTGATCGCCGGTTTCGGACCGGACCTCGGGCCCGCCGCCCTCGGCTTCACGGTGACCAGCTTCGTCACGCTGGAGATCAGTCAGCGGCTCGGGCACGACCCGGTGACCCGTCACCTCGCGGCGATCCCCGAGGTGCTGGAGGCGCACACCATCACCGGCTCGGGCGATGTGCTCTGCCGGATCGTGGCCCGGTCGAACACCGACCTCCAACGGGTGATCGACCAGATCGTGGCGTACGAGGGGATCACGCGGGCCTCGACGATCATCGCCCTCGCCGAGCAGATTCCCTACCGCGTCCTCCCGCTGGTCCGCTCCGCCGTCGCATGA
- a CDS encoding helix-turn-helix transcriptional regulator, whose amino-acid sequence MELVALGDVADMLGGVSRTRATQITNRPTFPEPIGVVSGRTRVWRKADVEAWIREHRPHQADD is encoded by the coding sequence ATGGAGCTGGTGGCGCTCGGGGACGTCGCGGACATGCTGGGTGGCGTGTCGCGGACCCGCGCGACCCAGATCACGAACCGGCCGACCTTCCCCGAACCGATCGGCGTGGTGAGCGGCCGGACGCGGGTATGGCGCAAAGCCGATGTCGAAGCGTGGATCAGGGAGCACCGACCCCACCAGGCAGACGACTAG
- a CDS encoding MFS transporter produces the protein MNSTSTTADQGAADRPATFRDVFAVAEFRVIFASFGVFMIGETVKMLALSVLVYERTGSGLLAALAYVTGFLPHALGGVFLLALADRWPARAMMVGYDLLRMAMVAVLAVGAMSPSAMLVLVAVVALFGPVSNAARTALLPEVLHGDAYVLGRSLLSVASGGTQVAGFAVGGLLLGLVGPYGALWLTAVTCGLSALLVRVGLTRRPARIHYAPTTDKPARGAIRETLRVNRTLLADRRIRGLLLAQWLPGSLLVGAEGVAVPYAADLGPGASAGVLLMAGAGGMLVGDLLVGRFVAPARRERWTPWLALLLGVPMLAFVARPSLVPAAALFAVATAGFAYQLGLARRFLDAVPEGRRGQAFGLVSTGMMAMQGLAAAGAGALSEVLAPGIVMALAGAASATATLILWPVLAPAVRPRRSAPVAG, from the coding sequence GTGAACAGCACCAGTACCACCGCAGATCAGGGGGCTGCCGACCGGCCGGCGACGTTTCGGGACGTCTTCGCCGTCGCCGAGTTCCGGGTGATCTTCGCCAGCTTCGGCGTATTCATGATCGGCGAGACGGTGAAGATGCTCGCCCTGTCCGTGCTGGTCTACGAGCGCACCGGATCCGGCCTGCTGGCCGCCCTGGCGTACGTGACCGGCTTCCTGCCGCACGCCCTGGGCGGGGTGTTCCTGCTGGCGCTGGCCGACCGCTGGCCGGCCCGGGCGATGATGGTCGGGTACGACCTGCTGCGGATGGCCATGGTGGCGGTGCTCGCCGTCGGGGCGATGTCCCCGTCGGCCATGCTCGTCCTGGTTGCGGTGGTGGCCCTGTTCGGCCCGGTCAGCAACGCCGCCCGCACCGCGCTGCTGCCCGAGGTGCTGCACGGCGACGCGTACGTGCTGGGCCGCTCGCTGCTCTCGGTCGCCTCCGGTGGGACCCAGGTGGCCGGGTTCGCGGTCGGCGGTCTGCTGCTCGGCCTGGTCGGGCCGTACGGTGCGCTCTGGTTGACCGCGGTGACCTGCGGTCTCTCGGCACTGCTGGTGCGGGTCGGGCTCACCCGACGACCGGCCCGCATCCATTACGCCCCGACCACCGACAAGCCGGCGCGCGGTGCGATTCGCGAGACCCTGCGGGTCAACCGGACCCTGCTCGCCGACCGGCGGATCCGGGGACTGCTGCTGGCCCAGTGGTTGCCCGGCTCACTGCTGGTGGGCGCAGAGGGGGTGGCCGTGCCGTACGCGGCCGATCTGGGGCCGGGGGCCAGCGCGGGCGTACTGCTGATGGCCGGCGCGGGCGGCATGCTCGTCGGTGACCTGCTGGTGGGACGGTTCGTGGCGCCGGCCCGGCGGGAACGGTGGACGCCCTGGCTCGCGCTGCTGCTCGGCGTACCGATGCTCGCGTTCGTGGCCCGGCCGTCGCTGGTGCCGGCGGCGGCCCTGTTCGCGGTGGCCACCGCGGGCTTCGCCTATCAGCTCGGGCTGGCCCGGCGGTTCCTCGACGCGGTCCCCGAGGGTCGGCGAGGGCAGGCGTTCGGGCTGGTCAGCACCGGTATGATGGCGATGCAGGGGTTGGCTGCGGCGGGCGCGGGCGCGCTCAGCGAGGTGCTCGCGCCGGGCATCGTGATGGCGCTGGCCGGTGCCGCCTCGGCGACGGCGACGCTGATCCTGTGGCCGGTGCTCGCCCCGGCCGTCCGACCTCGCCGTTCCGCGCCCGTCGCCGGCTGA
- a CDS encoding RDD family protein, producing MSVAPGWYVDPADPETRRYWDGEGWIGTPIPVDATPPEGPPPPEPEPTPEPEPATPAAGPAAPAGTPSEPGPATTWPGQPGHPGQQPGQFGGTPGPGGHPGQQPDQSGWPGAGGQQAGWPPGSGPPPGWPYPTWPGQPPPPRPHGLPLASFGARFAARLIDFGIVFVLNVFVNGFFVYRLAQEYATPLNEFWRRVEAQDTTTDPLPPAGDQAGSLVVVILLLATALWLAYEVPSMAAGGQTFGKRLLRVKAVPVEADAPLGFGRALRRWNTLGLPTLLWYCCGLGLLLQLIDSLSPLFDHPLRQALHDKRAQTVVVRLPRTPDDRADTPGDTP from the coding sequence GTGAGCGTGGCACCCGGTTGGTACGTCGACCCCGCCGACCCCGAGACCCGCCGGTACTGGGATGGTGAGGGTTGGATCGGCACGCCCATTCCGGTGGACGCCACCCCGCCCGAGGGCCCACCCCCGCCCGAGCCCGAGCCCACGCCGGAGCCCGAGCCGGCGACCCCGGCCGCCGGCCCCGCCGCACCGGCCGGCACACCCTCCGAGCCCGGTCCGGCGACCACCTGGCCGGGACAGCCCGGCCACCCCGGACAACAGCCGGGCCAGTTCGGCGGCACACCGGGGCCCGGCGGTCACCCCGGACAGCAACCGGACCAGTCCGGCTGGCCCGGTGCCGGTGGGCAGCAGGCGGGCTGGCCGCCCGGCTCGGGGCCGCCTCCGGGCTGGCCGTACCCGACCTGGCCCGGCCAGCCGCCTCCGCCTCGGCCGCACGGGCTGCCGCTGGCCTCGTTCGGTGCCCGGTTCGCCGCCCGGCTGATCGACTTCGGCATCGTCTTCGTGCTCAACGTGTTCGTCAACGGCTTCTTCGTCTATCGGCTGGCCCAGGAGTACGCCACCCCGCTGAACGAGTTCTGGCGGCGGGTGGAGGCGCAGGACACCACCACCGACCCGCTGCCCCCGGCAGGTGACCAGGCCGGCTCGCTGGTGGTGGTGATCCTGCTGCTCGCCACCGCACTGTGGTTGGCGTACGAGGTGCCGTCGATGGCAGCCGGCGGGCAGACCTTCGGCAAGCGGCTGCTGCGGGTGAAGGCGGTGCCGGTCGAGGCGGACGCGCCGCTGGGCTTCGGCCGGGCCCTGCGCCGGTGGAACACGCTCGGGCTGCCCACCCTGCTCTGGTACTGCTGCGGCCTCGGCCTGCTGCTCCAGTTGATCGACTCGCTCTCGCCGCTCTTCGACCACCCGCTACGGCAGGCGCTGCACGACAAGCGGGCGCAGACCGTGGTGGTCCGGCTTCCCCGCACCCCTGACGACCGTGCCGACACACCGGGAGACACCCCATGA
- a CDS encoding RDD family protein yields the protein MTQPPVHPPPLGHPHPVPPQFAPPGQPPPPDWPGPPGAGWSGPPRQQPPPGWAPGTVPPVLGPGGQPLAVFGDRLVAYLIDVAIATAVVMVLFVPAFLLVWFQMMRTITRTNPDGTLVEPDAGTVFTDFVLPMLLLQAGLFVVMFGLYWVYHVEYLIRQGGQTVGKRVMKLRVVTLDPTRVLDRRVAGRRYLVQFVGGSLVPGGSYIDGLWQLWDKPWQQCLHDKFAGTVVVKVAR from the coding sequence GTGACCCAGCCTCCCGTGCACCCGCCGCCCCTCGGCCACCCGCATCCGGTCCCGCCACAGTTCGCGCCGCCGGGCCAACCGCCGCCGCCCGACTGGCCCGGTCCGCCGGGCGCGGGCTGGTCGGGTCCACCCAGGCAACAGCCGCCGCCCGGCTGGGCACCGGGTACGGTGCCGCCGGTACTCGGGCCCGGCGGGCAGCCGCTGGCCGTCTTCGGTGACCGGCTGGTCGCATACCTGATCGACGTGGCGATCGCGACCGCGGTGGTGATGGTGCTGTTCGTGCCGGCCTTCCTCCTGGTCTGGTTCCAGATGATGCGCACGATCACCCGGACGAACCCGGACGGCACTCTCGTCGAGCCGGACGCGGGAACCGTGTTCACCGACTTCGTGCTGCCGATGCTGCTGCTTCAGGCCGGTCTCTTCGTGGTGATGTTCGGGCTGTACTGGGTCTACCACGTGGAGTACCTGATCAGGCAGGGTGGGCAGACCGTCGGCAAGCGGGTGATGAAGCTGCGGGTGGTGACGCTCGACCCGACCCGCGTGCTGGACCGTCGGGTGGCCGGCAGGCGGTACCTCGTGCAGTTCGTCGGTGGGTCCCTCGTGCCGGGTGGCAGCTACATCGACGGGCTCTGGCAGTTGTGGGACAAGCCCTGGCAGCAGTGCCTCCACGACAAGTTCGCCGGGACCGTCGTCGTTAAGGTGGCGAGGTGA
- a CDS encoding outer membrane protein assembly factor BamB family protein gives MAKGSGLGVRGWLLLGLATVVALAATGVWNPFPTVWDFVNRRQPISSPDVVWQQRIGGTPRSVTIAGEAVIVEQRTRVEARSLAAGSQLWERKADWSAVAGVGPESVVAVGKLLVKGYEVLDPSTGVTRRRDGDAVAVWTYRNMLLDARCVEATDCTLSAWDPRGAAPIWTAFLPGVSAGLLADNPNLLDTRRLGTNRIHEEVAGPESVPPLLGFPVDGRVHVVDTATGRVLQNVEPGRDERLAVIGGRLLHIAARSQDGNCYFAITGRDPATGQEAWRRSGINLRTADSAGCVQREDPYGARNVLIGVAPDGRETVLDGYDGRLLLMAAEGERVLAVDDRYGVVRTADGDTVSGRELGTDRTRWNRPTGEKTGAALTPYAAVLTDEKPNRLVALDPRTGRKLAVLRTSANALAVGPAGMVIGEGREIGYVRFGATGDPARDGNGGVPDPAGTGQVPQPQESCGPKNELCAAPDPGK, from the coding sequence GTGGCGAAGGGCAGCGGGCTCGGCGTACGTGGCTGGCTGCTGCTCGGACTGGCCACGGTGGTGGCGCTCGCCGCGACCGGCGTCTGGAACCCGTTCCCCACCGTGTGGGACTTTGTGAACCGGCGTCAGCCGATCTCCTCCCCGGACGTGGTCTGGCAGCAACGCATCGGCGGCACCCCGCGCAGCGTCACGATCGCCGGCGAGGCGGTGATCGTCGAGCAGCGCACCCGCGTCGAGGCCCGCAGCCTGGCCGCCGGCTCCCAACTCTGGGAACGCAAGGCCGACTGGAGCGCGGTGGCGGGCGTCGGCCCGGAGTCCGTGGTCGCCGTGGGCAAACTGCTGGTCAAGGGGTACGAGGTCCTCGACCCGAGCACCGGCGTGACGCGCCGACGCGACGGCGACGCGGTGGCGGTGTGGACGTACCGGAACATGCTGCTCGACGCCCGGTGCGTGGAGGCCACCGACTGCACGCTGAGCGCCTGGGACCCGCGCGGCGCCGCCCCGATCTGGACGGCGTTCCTTCCCGGGGTCAGCGCGGGCCTGCTCGCCGACAACCCGAACCTGCTGGACACCCGTCGACTCGGCACCAACCGTATCCACGAGGAGGTGGCCGGCCCGGAGTCGGTGCCGCCGCTGCTCGGGTTCCCGGTCGACGGCCGGGTGCACGTGGTCGACACCGCCACCGGCCGGGTGCTCCAGAACGTGGAGCCCGGCCGGGACGAGCGGCTGGCCGTGATCGGTGGGCGCCTGCTGCACATCGCCGCCCGCTCGCAGGACGGCAACTGTTACTTCGCCATCACCGGCCGCGATCCGGCCACCGGCCAGGAGGCGTGGCGGCGGTCCGGGATCAACCTGCGGACCGCCGACAGCGCGGGCTGCGTGCAGCGGGAGGACCCGTACGGCGCCCGCAACGTGCTGATCGGGGTCGCGCCCGACGGCCGGGAGACGGTTCTCGACGGCTACGACGGGCGGCTGCTGCTAATGGCCGCCGAGGGGGAGCGGGTGCTGGCCGTCGACGACCGGTACGGCGTGGTGCGTACCGCCGACGGGGACACCGTCTCCGGCCGGGAACTCGGCACCGACCGGACCCGGTGGAACCGGCCCACCGGGGAGAAGACGGGCGCCGCGCTGACCCCGTACGCGGCCGTGCTCACGGATGAGAAGCCGAACCGCCTGGTGGCGCTCGACCCGCGTACCGGCCGGAAACTGGCCGTGTTGCGGACCTCCGCCAACGCCCTCGCGGTCGGCCCCGCCGGCATGGTGATCGGGGAGGGCCGTGAGATCGGGTACGTCCGGTTCGGCGCCACGGGCGATCCGGCGCGCGACGGTAACGGGGGAGTGCCGGATCCCGCCGGCACCGGGCAGGTGCCGCAGCCCCAGGAGAGTTGCGGCCCCAAGAACGAACTCTGCGCCGCCCCCGATCCCGGCAAGTGA